The sequence below is a genomic window from Ipomoea triloba cultivar NCNSP0323 chromosome 10, ASM357664v1.
AATGAGGCATTGGCTTTGCCCACTGCCCaaccataaaaaaattattttcaaccaAAATATATCCATTTAGAGTTCGAACCATGAAGGgggttaagaataataatataatttaaaaaaaaaaaaaaaaaaaaaaaagaagtggcgGGCAGTGAGGCACTGCCTCTGCCTAGTGTCCATTGCCCAgtaaaaaacaaatcatataaatcaaatattcatgGTTTGGGGATTAGGGGATTAGGGGAATAAGAATAATCAaatcattaaaaagaaaagaaaaagaaaagaaaaagacaagtaGCAGCCGGAGGCAGTGAGACACTGCCTATGCCCACTGCCCCCACTGCCTTTGGTTTATAAACCAAAGTAATGTCTTTGGTAGTTTGGTTTATAAACTAAAACCAAAGAGCCAAAAACTCAAAGTAGTAGTCAGAGCTCAGCTCATCTCTAAGAAATGAAGAACAGAAAAAGTAAGAACTAAGAAGACCTAAGTAGTGGACGACGACATCGGTGAGGTGCGGCAGCGATGACAGTGGGATGGCGACCGGTAGAGCTGAGGGCTTGTTTGCGACTTCGTGTTCTTCGCGACCGTGGGTTGATGactggttcaaaatatttattcctCTCTTTCTCTATTCTAGAGTTTAACTAATAccatttttttaacaataaaattaaaaaataaaaatggatcaAGTTTTTAAGGGTTGGACGACCGGGTCAACGCCCATGGCGTCACCTAGGATGCCTAGCCGACGCCTTGGCAACGCTGGAGCTCACCTCGCCGTTTTTAGGCGAGGCGAAGCCTCCAAGCGTCATGTCTCCACTGACAGGACGCCAAGGTGTCGCATAGGTGACGCCGTGATAACTAtgattggggcattgccaattttagtctatctcattaatttttttcacatatcagtcagtcttatttagttattGTCACTTTTGGTCCATCATTAGAATTTCCGTCAGTTGGCCATCCAACACATGggtgtttttgtctttttattttgtgGTCGTCTCTTTTACCATTTGAgttggttttccttacacattttcattcaAGGTGTCGCATCCTAACATCATTTCGAGGTATTAAACTAATACTCCACACAACCTACCATAGCTCAACCATGAAATTTCTCAATGGCAAGAACGTATGGATGGATTAGGTTAAACAGATTTTTTAAATCGCTATTTTAAACCTGGAGATCGTAGCAGTTTCCTTTAATTTCTAGCTTCAGTCTTGCAGTAAAGGTAACTTTCATACTATATCTACAAAGATATTTCGTTTCTAGTATAAAAATTGCCACAAATTTTACGATATACCAAACCCTAACTCTATATAATGCAGATGTAGGTTATGGTTACTGCCTAAGTCACATTCAAGCACATATATTTGGAAATAGTTAGTTTGAATGCACATACAAGATAGTTTAACCTATGAAGTTCATACTGAAGTGTAGTTTAATAAGTATTTGTTCGTGTATTTGCTAGATTCGCTATTTTAAACTTCAATTTGCTAGCAATTTCTAGCTTCAATTGGctaataaaaataactttcatACTATCTGTGTTAAAATTCATGCTTCTCTTATAGAATTTTACCCTAATATTTAGATCCATGGAACCCCAAATCTTTGTTTTGCATATTTAAAATATGGCCAGTGCCGGAGTCTTATTCAAGCACAGATATGATGAAATTAGTACGAAGTACTTTTGATGCAGATGCAGGATAGTTAAACCTATAAAGTTCAAACGGaagtaggggtgagcaaaattGCGGTTAACCGTCCGTTAACCGATAACCAAATCGACCGAAAAAATCGATTATCAGTCGATTTCGGtttttaatcttaaaaaaattcgattttttcagttttttggtTATTTCACGGTTATTAAGGGTCGGTTATCGGTCGTCGGCGACTGATAACcgatatataatattataatatatatatatatatatatatatatatatatatatatatatatatatatatatatatatatatatatatatatatatatatatatatatatatatataNNNNNNNNNNNNNNNNNNNNNNNNNNNNNNNNNNNNNNNNNNNNNNNNNNNNNNNNNNNNNNNNNNNNNNNNNNNNNNNNNNNNNNNNNNNNNNNNNNNNNNNNNNNNNNNNNNNNNNNNNNNNNNNNNNNNNNNNNNNNNNNNNNNNNNNNNNNNNNNNNNNNNNNNNNNNNNNNNNNNNNNNNNNNNNNNNNNNNNNNNNNNNNNNNNNNNNNNNNNNNNNNNNNNNNNNNNNNNNNNNNNNNNNNNNNNNNNNNNNNNNNNNNNNNNNNNNNNNNNNNNNNNNNNNNNNNNNNNNNNNNNNNNNNNNNNNNNNNNNNNNNNNNNNNNNNNNNNNNNNNNNNNNNNNNNNNNNNNNNNNNNNNNNNNNNNNNNNNNNNNNNNNNNNNNNNNNNNNNNNNNNNNNNNNNNNNNNNNNNNNNNNNNNNNNNNNNNNNNNNNNNNNNNNNNNNNNNNNNNNNNNNNNNNNNNNNNNNNNatatatatatatatatatatatatatatatatatatatatatatatatatatatatatatatatatatatatatatatatatatatatatatttagtatattacaatTAAGTAAGCCATTCAGCCCATAGCTGATAGCCCAGCTCCCCAGACCCATTACTCCACTAGCCCACGCTAAGTCTAACCAAAAtcgtttgcaaaaaaaaaaaaaaaagaaaaaagaaagtctAACCAAAATCGGTGACCATAACCTGAATCCTAATCGAAAATTCGCAATTCCCAAATCGCAAGTTCAGACTTCCCCACTCCTCCGTCGAAGGCTCGTCGGGCTCGACGCTCTCCCCTCCACTCGTCTTCTCCGACCTCCATTGTTGCTCTACGAGTCTTCTCTAGCCCACGCCTAAGTCTACGCCCTCAGCCTCAGTCCTCAAGGCCTCACTGCCTCAGCCCTTCGTGTCGTCCTCAGACGCCATCGCGCCGAGTCGCCAACGCCTACACCTTTCCGCCCAGTCGGCCTAGACGCCGGTGGCCCCTCTCCGCCCAGTTGACGACGCTGAGTCAGTCTGTCCGACGTTCCACCTCCGGACCTCCCCCCTCAGGTAAATTTTTTAGttattgcttttaatttttttaattggcaATATTTTATTAAGTGtattttttatgaataaatcattttatttttaatagtaaataTGTTACTTTGGCAGAATGTATTTTTTGAAGCTTGGCACTTTGGCAGAATGCTCTTCAATTTTCATGGATTGTTTTTGTAGTTTGTTTGTCACTTTGGTTTAAATTAATATGCGTTGATTGTTGGTGTTGGACATGGACTCAGCACTGCGGACTGTTTTTGTAATGTTTGTGAGTTGTGAATTTGCTCTTTGTACTTGACATTTATTTTGGACTAAACATTTAAATAGGATGCATGtatatctaatttttttatttgactttGGAATGTTGACTTTTGGTCGGTTTTTTGGTAACCGATCAGTCGGTCATTTCTGTCGGTTACAAAAATCACAGTCGGTTATTCAGTTATTCGGTCAGTTATGTAACCGACCTTTTGCTCACCCCTAAACGGAAGTGTAGTACAGTAAAAGTTGAAAAAGATAAGtctaattttaattagtatCTGTTATATATTTGCTAgattttttatgtaatttttacaGTGAttacataacttttttttttttgctcataaACTGTGATGAAGAACACATTTGCAATAACATTTGTGATAGATACAATTTAGTTTACTAATGCCAAGTATGAACAGAGAACATATTAaattgttttctctttttgttttcaaataaaggtattttTCACTGAAGAAATAAGCTTTCTCTGAAGATATAAAACTGTGTAAAACTTTGGCATTACAACTGTGTTCTTTAATTATGAGCCAAGATAAAggtatttttctctttttttttttgctgataAACTGTAATGAAGAACACAGTTGTAATGCCAAAACTGTGTAAAACACAGATATAATGTAAACTGTATAAAACTTTGTTTACTAATGCCAAGATAAAGGTATTTTTCTCTGAAGACATAAACTGGAAAAATACCTTTATCTTCaactttttgttttctcttgGCACCTATAGTAATAGATAGACTTCTCTAATTTCTTCATTCTACTGGGAGTAGAATGGTGTTTCTACATCCTTCACACAAGCATGCTTTTCAATTAACAAATCATCCAAAACTGAATGAAGTTATGCTCTAATTATGTATCTGATGTAGTCAAACCACTCcatcattttttaaaactttgctTTATGGTGCTTAGTAGTgattattttctgaaaaatttatatataagagTGTATAGTTGTAAgtttataatgtaattttaagtAATACTGTATAAAACTTTGagcttttgaaattttttaaaaacacaaaacTGTAAATTAATTCCCATATTTTTATAACAGAAGTATCTTTGAATAATGCATCTTCCAGGATGATATAGTGTGCCATAATATATGGAGTATAATCCAATTTTGTTTGTGGCTCTAGTTTAACATAAATGTGGTACTTAGGTATGTCCCttctatattgattttttaataatttgacttaGAATATATGGAGTATGATCCAATTTTGTTTGTCCTAAATTTACTTAAATTGATCTTCCAGTTTGtcttttatttacattttttttttggtttttctaTTTTATGGAAATGCAGATTGTAAAGGTTCATCTGACAGATATGTATGGTGCATAGGTATGTCCATAACAACATTCAAACTTgatttaatctttcttttcgAAGTTCTTATCCAAACTACTtcgtttttttttgtttatttacatTGCAGCTCGTACTTGCCTAACTGTATATTTGTAGAGCTTGAATTGAAAGATACATGATGGTTAGGTATGTCCATTATACATAGAAACTTGATTTCatctctattattattatgtatgtaCATGATGGCTTGACTACAATTAGTCATTTAGACCCCtgttaattgaacaattaagcAGCTAAGCTATCCATTagtagaaaataaaatcatcatgTGACAAATGCAAAActtcaaaattgttaaaaacaaatttatttgtttgataACTCTATACTCATGAATAAGGATTCTTAATCGAATTTATTAAAACgttaacaataacaatatatgttttgttttgcAGGTTTTCAAGTTAGACATGATAAAATGGTATAGAATGATTTAATAAGTTGTAGCAAACATTTTTGAAGTGAGGTATGCTAGGAACTGTACTTTTATTTGCATCTATATACTTCTTCCTCAAGCAGCCATTGGATAATGAACCCTTATACTTCAGCATGCTTTTTGAATTGCTTGATTGCAACTGAAAACTTTTTGTGATTCACCTAATTACTATCTACATTTGGTTGCAAAACTACCTTGTAATTGACATACTATAGAATATGTTTTATTGCTGtgatttaaaacatttttatgcAAAACTACCTGCTGCATTAAttaagaaaacatttttttatttccaaACACTTGGTGCATATCTGTGTAGGGCTTATACAGTGAGAAAACTGCGTTACATACATCCAAATGCCTTGTTTGGTAGCATAAATTTAACATGAATACATTCTCCTATGAAGTAAATTACAGAACCTTAGGACAATGCTATGATGAACACTCAATCAGCCTAATAATGGTATTTACACATCTACACCTAGCTGAATCTGTGCAGACTTCTCTTTTTGTTTGTCTTGAAACCTGCATATATCTCTTGACTGATAATTGATGTCTCAATTTTAAATGAAACTATTTCCCTAATTGATGTAAAATTCttttaagagagagagagagagaggctaAAATCGGCACTATTCAGTAGTTGTATTGACTGCTTCACTTGCATCGATCTTGATATAGTAATAGTATCTACTAATCTACATACATACTTACGCCTGCCTGCCCGCAGATCTGTGGCATGGCGCAACCTAAGAAGAACCTCAAGAATCTGATCCCACTCTTCatcctcctctctctctccgccctcttcctcttctccttctcccCCGCCACCCCAATCCCCGCCACCGTTCCCACTCAGCCCACCTCCCAGCCCCAGCCCTCGCACCTCCAAACCCCAATCACCACCACCGCCGACAACAAGAGCTTCACCTTCATCATCAAAGTCCTCGCCTACAACCGCCTCTCCTCCCTCTCCCGCTGCCTCAACTCTCTCGCCGCCGCCCACTACGACGACCACGCCGTCCACCTCCACATCTTCATCGACCACTTCCCTGTCCCCGCCAAAGCCTCCCTCGATGTCGACCGGAACCTCAATTCCTCCAGGCACATTCTCGATTTCGTTGATGGCTTTGGCTGGAAATTCGGCGCTAAGGTCGTGCACTACCGCACTTCCAACGCTGGCCTACAGGCGCAGTGGCTGGAGGCCTGGTGGCCTAGCTCCGACGACGAGTTCGCCTTCGTCGTCGAGGATGATCTCGAGGTTTCGCCTTTGTACTTTCGGTTTCTCAAGAATCTGATTGTGCATTATTACTACAATGCTTCCAATTTCAGTCCGATGATCTACGGGGCATCCTTGCAGCGTCCGAGGTTTGTGCCAGGTACTATGCTTTTCTCAGATTGTTTTGAGTACCGCATAACCAGCTATATGTAAAGATCAGAAACATGCCAATTTGGGGGTTTTTGTTATTTCTTTGAATCCTGGCTTGTGTTAGGGTTTTCATCTGTTGATCTAGGATTTAGATAGATTAAggataataaaataaacaagtgCAATAATTTATCATATAATGATATGTACCAAGGAGTTAGTTGATGAATTCATTTATTGTCATGAAATTATGAGCTGGGCCATTATTGATCAACATTGTtgtgttttaagttttaacaattgTTGCAATCTTTATGTGTGATAACAACTTGAAAATCATCATAAAAAGGAGGAAATATAGACTTCTGAGGGGCATGTTGTAGAAATATAGACTAGCACGggtaatatttgatataatggAACTTGTATTATGAAAGTGAAATTAAAGATGTGATTCAGTATATAACTTTAATGCAACTGGACTTGCATGCACTTTGGGACACATAGTTGCTTGCATGGGTTGCACCTTATCAATGATATCAATGATCTTCATGTGAACATTAGTGTATTAACACCTTTGAATATGGACCTCACCTTAAAATTAGTGTATGTGCAAACAAGTTCATGTGACTTTAGACTTTAGTATGGTATCTACTGTCTACCTTCATTTACTGATTCTTGGCTGTTACATAGTTCTATCTTTTTTTCTGTATGCCATTGCCTGgtgaaaaaaatgtgacattttttaCAACCTTAATCACATAAACAAAATTCATGGTAGTATTTTGGGGGTTTTATTTATGTGCATATTAAGATGATACCAGGCTGTGCATGAGTCGCTTAGTCAGAAAATAAACTTCTTTTGCATTTTATGCTTGGCTATTGGGACTTTTTTTAAACGACACATCTAGCAGTTGCCACTGCATTTGATTTTTTGCTTATATTTAGTGGTCTGAATTGGTTGTGACCAACAGGTAAGCATGGAAACAAAATGGAAATAGATAGTAGAACTCGAGTCTTTTTGTACCAGTTAGTTGGCACTTGGGGTCAACTTCTGTTTCCAAGGCCTTGGAAAGAATTCCGTTTGTGGTATGACACACACAAGTCTAAGGGCATGAAGCCTGTTCTTGACGGGATGGTAATGTATGCTGCACCCTCTCTTCCTTCTTTCTTTGGTCTTAAGGGACGTCAATGCACTTTGGCATCACAACTGTGTACTTTTGCAGGTTACAACAGGATGGTACAAAAAAATGGGCGAAAGAATTTGGACTCCATGgtttattaaatttattcatgCTCGTGGTTACTTCAATATCTATACCAACCTTCTGTATGAAAGAGCGCTTAGTATCTCACATCGTGATGCTGGCGTTAACTATGGGAAGTCAGTTGGACCAGATTCAAATTTAGTTAGTGAGAATTCTATTGATATCAACCACTTGGAATTTCACCCTTTGCATAGCATGAAGTGGTATGATTTCTGCTTCAAAGAAGTTTTTCCAGATAGAATTGTACAGCATTTCAATGAACTTGGGTCTGTTATCCCTTCCCTGCAGAAAATGAGTAATGTTATACTTGTGGCCCTACATCAGGAGTCAGAGTCAGTTGTTAGGAACTTGCTCTGCCATTTTGAGAGGTCGTATATTCGGAATTACATCTTAATGGGCCCAAAATCTGATCTCCTACTTGATCTTGCAATAAGAGGTCACCCTGTGATTGATACTGACAGACTTTATGACAATATAAGAGTCTATGACAAATCTAACTTCAATGAATCTACTGTGGAACTGACTAAGGAGATTTTTGTCAAGGCCTATGTGGTCAAGAAAACCTTGGAACTTGGATATGGTATTATGGTGACTGATTGCAACAGGGTTCCTCTGAACAGTGAATCCTTTCTCGATTTCATTGATACTGATACAGCTAATGActtctttgtggggaagaactTAGAACTAGTTTTTGCCAGGAGCTCATCTTCTGCTGCGAAGACTTGGGGTGACAGTATCTTGACCCAATTAGGTGCTGAATTGATCACAGCCACATCAAGCGATTCAGATCCAACAGGAAAGAATTTCGTGTATGTGGTTAAAAAGTTATTTGAGCAGAAGGGTGTTAAATTCAATACCTTTGATGAAAACAAATCTAGTTTAAATATCAGTTCCTTTGATGCTAGCCAAACGCCGTTTATACAGGATAGAGGAAAATTTGTACTTTGGTCTTCAGAGACGAGCACAAATTTGATTCAGCAACAGCTTGTACAATTAGGTCTGTGGAttgtggatagtgatatgtcATGTACTGCTGTCATTTGCTACCCTCCATAGCTTTTGGTGGCATTAGTAGCAGTTAAATTATAATCCTGATGGACCAAAAGTGTTGCAAAGAAGTGTTTTGGAGAATTGGCAACTCCAAATTTGTAATCTTGGAATTCCCACCAAACATTTTGATGGAGAGGTGCATGCTAGGATTACGGGTATGGGTTATCTGTTTATACACTTTCAGTGATCAAGCAAGAAACCTTTTGTGTGCTACTTGAGACAAGGACAAGATGGGAGCTAGCTAATGCAAATGAGGCAGAGATTAGGTGAGAATTGCAGtctttttttacattattagtTCATTGTCTACTGAAGAAGAATCGTGAGGTCGTCACCTGTTCCTTCATGCTTTACCCTATTTTGAAATGCATCAGTAAGTTGCCTGCCTCAGGTCATAGAAAAATGTGCTTGAAATCTTCTTGGTTTCTTATTATAATCCATGTTTGCTGTGGtattgtcttttttttcttcatctGATGGAAATCACCCAATGACCTTGTACTTCATTGCTTTGTTTATCAGTGATCAAAATACCTTCATGTGAACCAAATTTTTTATGCAACGCCTGTTTGACTAATGTTTATCATACAAAATTATTGTAGTTGGATTAGGAGTTTAGGACATTAGGGGCTGGCTTGTTTAGTATATTCTGTTttcatgttttatatatatgatgaaaacAAACATGTTTTTCTAACTTTATAAACAAAGTtgcaattttcaaaattttggatTATCCATTTCTAATGTTATTCTTAGATTTTATGGTTAAAGATCATTTATGAAACTTTTGGTTTCAAagagagttaataccacaaatggtcttCTGACTATTGGAGTAGTACTCCTTTAGTTcccgactttcaattcgaccacaaatggtctcattttttaccacaaatagtcctctattaaaatttttgttaaataggtgttaaatctaggggtattatcgttaaattgatatatataatggtcataaaataaaaatgtttatattttttcaccaacaagcataattgaaacaattaacaaatataaatattcctaaataaaaagacaatacaccttattttcgtaattatgcctacaaaatgaagatttaatattagagctatttgttttaatttaaccaacatattaaaatggaagaatttctttttttttttcgaaaactttgcttccatcattttcatggttgtgcATACATTGCCGATTAATAGCGTTCACTTTTcgttaatcgatcaaacattttgtttgggacataactgaggGTTGTCatcgttgaattaatataattaatcaagtacaaattgcaaccattaatcataaatttttatttaatttattcatttatgtaatttgtcacgtgcattttgtttttatatttattaacttaatgtttattcatgtttgaaattaattatgttgtcatataattctcaaaaagaagttatcttaataatattaatcaatttgacgatattactcatagatttaacacctatttaatagaaattttaacaaatgactatttgtggtcaaaaacgaaagtcagaggaccatttgtggtcaaattgaaagtcaGGGATTAAAAGAAGTAttagcccaatagtcagaggaccatttgtggtattaatcTTTCAAAGATTTAACGATGCCCAATTTGTCTACTCAAATTTGCTTAAGAGGAGGTGTTTGGGTATAGCTTGTTTGACCAACTTGGTCGATCAACCAAAATTGATACTCGTATTTAGGAGGTTTCAAAACATTGTATTTAGCATGCATTTGAGGTTGAaatttaggattttttttttatttttccaaatggCAAAAGCtatcaacattattattaataaaaaagatATTTTGAACTAGTTTTAATAGGACTCTCAACTTCCGTGTTATAGAGGAACCTCAACTCCTCTAAACAATATGGATGGGCATATTCAGGAGCCTTAGCCCCTCCCTCTCAAGGAACCTCAGTAATATACATACCAGATAGGCATATTGAGGAACCTCAGCCCCTCTCAAGGAGCATCAACTCCTTTTAACAATACGCATCCAACGTAATGTATACATTAGATGGGTTTATTGAGGAGCTCCTTAAACAAGGAGTTACA
It includes:
- the LOC116032408 gene encoding uncharacterized protein LOC116032408, whose amino-acid sequence is MAQPKKNLKNLIPLFILLSLSALFLFSFSPATPIPATVPTQPTSQPQPSHLQTPITTTADNKSFTFIIKVLAYNRLSSLSRCLNSLAAAHYDDHAVHLHIFIDHFPVPAKASLDVDRNLNSSRHILDFVDGFGWKFGAKVVHYRTSNAGLQAQWLEAWWPSSDDEFAFVVEDDLEVSPLYFRFLKNLIVHYYYNASNFSPMIYGASLQRPRFVPGKHGNKMEIDSRTRVFLYQLVGTWGQLLFPRPWKEFRLWYDTHKSKGMKPVLDGMVTTGWYKKMGERIWTPWFIKFIHARGYFNIYTNLLYERALSISHRDAGVNYGKSVGPDSNLVSENSIDINHLEFHPLHSMKWYDFCFKEVFPDRIVQHFNELGSVIPSLQKMSNVILVALHQESESVVRNLLCHFERSYIRNYILMGPKSDLLLDLAIRGHPVIDTDRLYDNIRVYDKSNFNESTVELTKEIFVKAYVVKKTLELGYGIMVTDCNRVPLNSESFLDFIDTDTANDFFVGKNLELVFARSSSSAAKTWGDSILTQLGAELITATSSDSDPTGKNFVYVVKKLFEQKGVKFNTFDENKSSLNISSFDASQTPFIQDRGKFVLWSSETSTNLIQQQLVQLGLWIVDSDMSCTAVICYPP